Within Mycobacterium heckeshornense, the genomic segment CGCGATCTACGGCGGCATGAAACTCGACCTGCTGCTTACCGTTCCGCTCGACTACTACAAGAAGTTCATGAGCGTCAACCTCGACGGGGCGCTGATCTGCACCCGGGCCGTGTACCAGCAGATGGCCAAACGTGGTGGCGGCGCGATCGTCAACCAATCCTCGACCGCGGCGTGGCTGTACTCCAACTTCTACGGCCTGGCCAAGGTCGGCATCAACGGGCTGACCCAGCAGCTGGCCCGCGAGCTCGGCGGTATGAACATCCGCATCAACGCGATCGCCCCCGGGCCGATCGACACCGAGGCCACCAGAACTGTCACACCCGGCGAGATCGTCGCCGACATGGTCAAGCAGATCCCGTTGTCGCGCATGGGGACACCAGAGGACCTCGTCGGCATGTGCCTGTTCCTGTTGTCGGACGCGGCGTCGTGGATCACCGGGCAGATCTTCAACGTCGACGGCGGACAGATCATCCGGTCATGACTCAACAGGTGAAGCTCGGCTACATCGGGCTGGGCAACATGGGTGCCCCGATGGCCAAGCGGCTGGTCGACTGGCCCGGCGGTCTCATCGTGTTCGACATCCGTACCGAGGCCATGACGCCGCTGGCCGAAGCCGGCGCCACCCTGGCCGACACGGTCGCCGACGTCGCCGGGGCCGACATCATCAGCGTCACTGTGCTCGACGACGACCAGGTGCGGCAGGTGGTCGGCGAGCTGGCCACCCACGCCAAGCCCGGCACCGTCATCGCGATCCACTCCACGATCAGCGACACCACGGCTGCCGACCTGGCCAACGAGCTGAAACCGCAAGGCATCCACATCGTCGACGCCCCGGTCAGCGGTGGGGGGCGGGCTGCCGACAAGGGTGAATTGGCCACCATGGTGGGCGCCGAGCGTGACGTGTACGAGCGAGTCAAGCCGACGTTCCGACGGTGGGCGTCGCTGGTCATCCACGCCGGACCACCCGGCGCGGGAACCCGGATGAAGCTGGCCCGCAACATGTTGACGTTTACGTCCTATGCTGCTGCGTGCGAGGCGATGAAGCTCGCCGAGGCGGCCGGGCTTGACCTGCAGGCCCTGGGTCGAGTGGTGCGTCACACCGACGCCCTCACCGGCGGGCCGGGTGCCATCATGGTCCGCGACGACATGAAACCCCTTGAGCCGGGCCACTTCTTGTACGAGCCGTTCCTGCACACGCGCGGGCTGGGCGAGAAGGACCTGAGCCTGGCGCTAGCGCTGGGTGAGGTGTTATCGGTTGAGCTGCCGCTTGCCGAAGTGGCGTTACAGCGGCTAGCGGACGGCCTTGGCCTGCCGCACACGGCCCCGTCGAAGTGATTGGAGAGGCGATGGACGAACTGCGTCGCAAAGGCCTCGAGAAGATGAACGAGGTCTACGCCTGGGATATGCCGGATATGCCGGGCGAGTATTTCGCGTTGACCGTCGATCACCTCTTCGGGCGGATCTGGACGCGTCCCGGATTGTCCATGCGTGACAAGCGACTGATGACGTTATCGGTTGTCACCGCGCTCGGGCAGCAGGACCTCGCCGAGGTTCAGGTCAACGCCGCATTGCAGAACGGGGAGTTGACCGAGGACGAACTGCGCGAAGTGGCCATCTTTTTGACCCACTACGTCGGGTTCCCGCTCGGCTCGGGGCTGAACGGCGTGATCGAACGGGTAACGGCCAGGCGTAAGAAGGCCGCCGCCGAAGGAACCGCCGACGACAAGAAGGCCAACGTCAACGCGGCGGTCAAGATGCACACGGGTAAGACGCTCGACTAACCGGCACTCCCCATTAGGGTGACGTGTTGTGCGCGTCCTGGTAATCGGTTCCGGTGCCCGTGAGCATGCTCTGTTGTTGGCTTTGCGCGACGATCCTGAAGTCGATGCGCTTTTTGTTGCCCCCGGCAACGCCGGGACCGCGCTGATCGCCGAGCAGCACCCGGTCGACATCACCTCGGCGGAAGAGGTTGTCGAGCTGGCCCAGCGGGTGCGCTCCGATCTGGTGGTCATCGGTCCCGAGATACCGCTGGTGCTCGGCGTGGCCGACGCGCTGCGCGACGCCGGCGTCGCCTGCTTCGGGCCCTCCGAAGACGCCGCGCGGATCGAAGGTTCGAAGGCGTTCGCCAAGGAGGTGATGGCCGCGGCCGGGGTGCGCACCGCTGCCAGCGAGATCGTGGATAACCCTGCGCACTTGGATGCGGCGCTGGCGCGGTTCGGGGTGGCCGCGGGTGACCCGGCATGGGTCGTGAAAGACGACCGGCTGGCGGCGGGCAAGGGCGTGGTGGTGACGCCCGACCGCGAGGTCGCCCGCGCGCACGCCGCGGGGCTGCTCGAAGCCGGGCACCCGGTGGTGTTGGAGTCTTACCTCGACGGCCCGGAGGTGTCGCTGTTCAGCCTGGTTGACGGCCGCACGGTAGTGCCGATGCTGGCCGCGCAGGACTTCAAGCGGGTCGGCGACGGCGATACCGGACCCAACACCGGTGGCATGGGTGCCTACGCACCGTTGCCCTGGCTGCCCGCCGAGACCTGCCAGCAGATCGTCGGCGAGATCGTCGAACCCGTTGCCGCCGAACTGGTCCGGCGCGGCAGTCCGTTTTGCGGGCTGCTCTACGCCGGTCTGGCGATCACCGCCGCGGGGCCGGCGGTGGTCGAATTCAACTGCCGCTTCGGGGATCCGGAAACCCAGTCGGTGCTGGCGTTGCTGGAATCGCCGCTGGGCCAACTGCTGTACGCGACAGCCACCGGTGGGTTGGCGAGCTTCGGAGATCTGCGCTGGCGCGACGGGGCCGCGGTGACTGTGGTGCTGGCGGCGGAAAACTATCCGGGGCGGCCTCGGCTCGGCGACGTGGTCGTCGGCGCGGAGGCCGATGGCGTGTTGCACGCCGGGACGGCCCGCCGCGACGACGGCGCGATCGTGTCTTCAGGCGGCCGGGTGCTCTCGGTGGTGGGCACCGGTCCCGACCTGTCCGGTGCGCGCTCGGTGGCCTATCGCATCATCGATTCAATCAAGTTGCCCGGCGGGCACTTTCGCAGCGACATCGCATTGCTCGCCGCGGAGGACAAGATCCACGTCTAGAAGCCCGCGGCCTGACCGTCCCGGCGGGGATCGCTCACCGCGAGATAGCCGTCGTCAAGCCGCCAGATCGCCTGGCAGCTGCCGAACTGGTCGTAGTCGTCTGCCACAACCAGCTGGTGGCCGCGCTGCCGCAGCTCGTCGAGAGTCGCCGGCGGAAAACCGCGTTCGCAGCAGACCTGCATGCCCTGCACCCAGCGGACCCGGGGACCATCACAGGCGGCCTGCGGATTTTGGCCATGGTCGACGATGCGGACCATCACCTGCACGTGGCCTTGGGGCTGCATGGGTCCGCCCATCACCCCAAAGCTCATCACCGGCGCGGCGTCTTTGGTGACGAAGCCCGGAATGATCGTGTGGTACGGCCGTTTACGCGGGCCCACCTGATTCGGATGCCCGGGTGTCGCAGCGAAATTCGCGCCGCGGTTGTGCAACGCGATTCCCGTTCCCGGCACCACCACACCGGAGCCGAAGCCCAGGTAGTTCGACTGAATCATCGACACCATGACGCCGGACGCGTCGGCCGCGGTGAGATACACTGTGCCGCCGCTCGGCGTTCCCGCGAACGCCGGCTTGGCCCGTTTCGGGTCGATCAGCGCCGCACGGTGCTTCAGGTACTCGCGGTCGAGCAGCTTCTCCGGGCGCAGCGGCATGTGGTCGATGTCGGCGACATAGGCGTGCGCGTCGGCGAAGGCCAGCTTGAGTGCTTCGATCTGCAGATGCAGACTGTCAGCGGAATCTACTGGAGCAGAATCCATCTCGAACTGTTCGAGAATGCCCAACGCGATTAAGGCGACGATTCCCTGGCCGTTGGGTGGGATCTCGTGGATGGTGTAGCCGCGGTAGGAACCGCTGATTGTGCCGACCCAGTCGGCGCGGTGAGCGGCGAGGTCGCTGGCCCGCATGGCGGCGCTGTTGGCCGCCGCATGGGCCTCCAGCTGCGCCGCCAGCTCTCCACGATAAAACGCCGCACCGGTGGTGGCGGCGATCTTCTCAAGCGTGGCGGCATGATCGGGAAACGTCACGAGCTCACCGGCCTTCGGGGCGCGGCCGCCGGGCATGAACACGTCGGCGAACCCCGGCTGGTCCCGGAACAGTGGCACCTGACCTGCCCACTGCGCGGCGACTGTCGGCGAAACGAGAAAACCATTGCGGGCGTAGGCAATTGCTGGCTCAAAAAGCCGCGCAAAGGGCAGTCGACCGAAGTTGGCGTGCAGCTCCACCCAGCCCGACACCGCGCCGGGCACGGTGACCGAATCCCAGCCAAACGGCGGGACACCGCGGTTGCCGAAGTATTCGGGTGTCCAAGCGGTGGGGGATCGGCCCGACGCGTTGAGCCCGTGCAGACGGTGGCCATCCCAGACGATGGCGAAGGCGTCCGAGCCGATCCCGTTGGAGACCGGTTCCACCACCGTGAGGGTGACGGCAGCGGCGACGGCCGCGTCGACTGCGCTGCCGCCGTCGGCGAGCATCTGCAGACCCGCTTGGGCGGCAAGCGGTTGCGAGGTGCACACCACGTTGCGGGCCAGGATCGGCTTTCGCGGCCAACCGTAAGGAAGGTCCCAGTCAAAGGGTGCGGTCATGGTCGGAACCGCTCGGCCACGGCCCGGCGGTCCACCGAACCTTTCGCCGTGTGCGGCAGTTCGTCGGCCACCCAAATGCTGGCGGGAACCTCGAAGGGCGCCAGCCATTCCCGGCAGAACTCGGTCAGCTCGGCGGCGCTTGGCGCGGCGGAGGACGCCGCCACCACCGCCGCGGCGACCGTCTCGCCGTAGAGCGGGTCGGCGACGCCGTACACGGCCGCCTCCGCGACATCGGGGTGGCTGGACAGCACCGCCTCGACACGCTCGGGTGAGATCTTCTCCCCGCCCCGGTTGATGAGCTCTTTGATCCGACCGCGAAGGGTCAGCTCTCCCGTCTCCGACAGCATCCCCAGATCACCGGTGTGCAGCCACCCGTCGGTGAACGTCTGAGCGGTTGCTTGCGGATTCGCCAAATAGCCGCGCACCACCGTCGGGCCGCGCAGCCAGACCTCGCCCACCATCTCCGGCGGGCAGGGCCGGCCGTCCTCGCCGACAACCCGGATTTCGGCTCCGCTGGACCGGCCGACCAAACCGGTGGTCACGGTCTGGTCGTCTCTGGTGCTGGCGACCTGGTGGGTCGCCTCGGTCATGCCGTAGGCGCTCAACACCGGCGCGCCGAACTCCGCGCGCAACGCCTGCGCGGTCTCGGCACTGAGCGCTGCGCTGCAGCTGCGGATAAACCGCAGCGCGACACCGTCTCGCGGCCGGTCAATCCCACTGCGTTCCAACAGGATACGGTGAATGGTCGGCACCGCGGTGAACCACGTGGCCCCGGCTGCGCGCACGTCGTCCCAGAACGTGTGCGCAGAAAACCGCCCGGCAGCCGGAAGCAACACCGTGCCCCCCGATACCAGCGTCGACAGCAGCGCGGCCACTAAACCGTGACCGTGAAAAAGCGGCATCACCGCGACGGTCGCGTCCTGCGGGCCGAGCCCATAGGTCGCGATGATGCCGCGCACCGAGCAGGCGATGTTGTCGTGAGTCCAGGGCACCATCTTCGGCGAGCCGGTCGTGCCGCCGGTGAACATGATCATCGCGTCATCGGGCCGCAATCCCTCCAGGGGTGCGGAGGGTCCCAACGGCGCCCCGGCGGGGTGCAGGCTCACCGCGCCGTTGCCCAGCGAGATGGACCAACACGGGAACGGGGCGTCTCCGGGATCGTCGGCGTCGGTCAACACAACCCGCGCTCCCGCCGCGGCGATCCTGGCGTGCTGCTCGGCCAGAGGCAGCGCAGGATCCACCGGGACAACCACGAGGCCGGCCCGGGAACCCGCCAATAACCCGGACACGAACTCGGCGCTGCTGGGGGCGCGCAACGCCACCCGGTCGCCGGGCCGCAGCCCCCCGCGCGCCAGCTGTGCGGCCAAATCGTCGACCAATCCAAGCAGGCCCCGATAGCTGATCGGGGTCCGATCGGCGGTGACGACGAGCGCGCGCGCCTGCGGGCAGCGCCGTGCAGCGGCCCGGACCAGATCCGCGACGCGCGGGCTCGACGTTTCGGCGGTCGAAGTCATCGATCACACGCTAGTCGTTGACCCGGATGCGACAGTGGAGCGATGACGACGCACTCTACATCGGCTGACTTGACCGACGGCTTCCACGTGCTTGTCGACGCGCTCACGCTCAACGGGGTCGAGACGATCTATGGGCTGGTGGGTATCCCGATCACCGATCTGGCCCGCCTCGCGCAGGCGTCGGGAATTCGCTTCATCGGGTTCCGGCACGAGACTTCCGCCGGCAATGCCGCGGCCGCCGCCGGGTTTCTCACCCGACGCCCGGGTATCTGTCTGACGGTGTCGGGGCCCGGATTCCTCAACGGCCTCGTCGCGCTGGCGAATGCCACCACGAACTGCTTCCCGATGATCCAAATCTCGGGATCGAGCGAACGGCAGCTGGTCGACCTGCAACGCGGCGACTACGAGGAGCTCGACCAGCTGGCCGCCGCCCGGCCATTCGCCAAGGCGGCGTACCGGATCGGGCGGGTACAAGACATCGGGCTGGGCGTGGCCCGCGCCATTCGCGCTGCGGTCTCGGGCCGACCGGGCGGCGTCTATCTCGACGTCCCGGGCGCGGTGCTCGGCCAAGCCATGGACGCTGCCGCCGCCGCTGAGACGCTATGGCGCGTCGTCGACCCCGCGCCGCGCCAGCTGCCGGCACCCGAGGCGGTCGACCGCGCGGTTCGGCTCCTGGCACAGGCACAGCGGCCGCTGATCGTCCTGGGAAAAGGTGCGGCATACGCCAGGGCCGACAACGAGATTCGGCAATTCGTGGAGTCCACGGGGATTCCGTTCCTGCCGATGTCGATGGCCAAGGGGCTGCTGCCCGATTCCCATCCACAGTCGGCGGCGGCCGCGCGTTCGCTGGCGCTGGGCCGCGCGGATGTGGTGATGCTGGTCGGCGCCCGGCTGAATTGGCTGCTGGGCCACGGCGAGCCGCCACGATGGTCCGCCGACGCAAAGTTCATCCAGGTCGACATCGAGGCGTCCGAATTCGACAGCAACCGGCCGATCGCGGCGCCCCTGGCCGGTGACATCGGCTCGGTGATCACTGCCCTGCTCGACCGCATGCGCGAGCTTCCGGTCGCCGCACCGACGGCGTGGACGGGTGAACTCGCCGAGCGCCGCGCCAGCAATGACGCCGCGATGCGCCAGCGCCTGGCCGACGACCCGCACCCGATGCGATTCCACAACGCGCTGCGCGCTGTGCGCGACGTGCTTGCGCACCATCCAGACGTCTACGTGGTCAACGAGGGCGCCAACGCGTTAGACATCGCCCGCAATGTCATCGACATGCATGCGCCGCGGCACCGGCTCGACAGCGGCACGTGGGCAGTGATGGGCATCGGCATGGGATATGCGATCGCGGCCGCGGTCGAGACCGGACAACGTGTGGTCGCCATCGAGGGTGACAGCGCGTTCGGCTTCAGCGCCATGGAATTCGAGACCGTGTGCCGCTACCGCCTGCCGATTACCGTCGTCGTGCTCAACAACGGCGGGGTTTACCGCGGCGACGAGATCTCGGCACGCGGGAGCGACCCCGCGCCCACCGTCCTGAGCGCGCAGGCGCGTCACGAGCTGATCGCACACGCATTCGGCGGCAGGGGCTATCACGTCACCACCCCCGCCGAGTTGCAGTCCGCGTTAAGCGAGGCGCTGGCATCCCATGGTCCGGCGATCGTCGACTGCCAGCTGGACCCGGCGGCCGGCACGGAAAGCGGACACCTCGCCGACCTCAACCCGAAGAGCGCGGCCACACCGTCTGCCTGAGCGGCCGACCCGCTTATCGTCACGGTTACGGTAGTTGTTACTATTGCTGGCCATGCCCAAGCCTGTCATCGTCAGCGCCGCGCGGACCGCAATCGGGACCTCATTCAAAGGCTCGCTGGTCAACACACCCGCCGAGGTGCTGGCGACCACCGTGCTCGAAGAAACGGTCCGGCGATCCGGCATCGACCCCGCGGTGATCGACGACATCATCCTTGCCGAATCTCATTACGGTGGTGGCGATCTGGCCCGCTACGCGGCCGCGGCGTCAGGTCTGGTGTCGGTACCGGGACAGGCGGTCAACCGGCATTGCGCGGGCAGCCTGACCGCGGTCGCCGATGCGGCCGCCCAGATCGGCTGCGGCGTCGAACAAGTGGTCGTCGCCGGGGGCGTGCAGTCACTGTCGACCGGGCCGCTGATGAACTGGCGCATCCCGGGACCGAGCCTGGAGTTCGAGGAGCGATGGATGCCGCCCTCGCACCCGGAAACACCGGATGCTCCCACCCGCGACATGTCGATTACCGTTGGCTGGAACACCGCCAAGGCGCTCGGCATCAGCCGCGAAGAAATGGACGCCTGGGCGTTGCGGTCACATCAACGCGCCGTCGCGGCAATCGATGCCGGCAAGTTCGTCGACGAGATCGTCCCACTGAAGATCCAGGGCGCCGACGGCGCGCTGACCGACTTCAGCGTGGACGAACATCCACGCCGCGACACCAGCATGGAGAAGCTGGCTTCGCTGAAGGTGTTACATCCCGAAATCGAGGGGTTTTCCATCACCGCGGGCAACAGCAGCGGCACCAACGACGCTGCCGCTGCCCTGACCTTGGCCGACGAGGGCTTTGCCCGCTCAGCGGGACTCACCGTGATGGGCAGCGTCAAAACCTGGGCGGCCGTCGGCGTCGAACCGCGGGACACCGGGCTGGGAGCGGTCCGGGTGATCGGCAAGGTGCTAGACCGAGCCGGTTTGTCCGCCAACGATGTCACGTTGTGGGAGATCAACGAGGCGTTCGCGTCGGTGCCGATCGCCGCATGCCGTGAGTACGGGCTCGACGAGGACCGAGTGAACATCTACGGCAGCGGGTGCAGCCTCGGCCACCCCATCGCGGCCACCGGGGCCCGCATGCTCACCACGCTCGTACACGAGTTGGGCCGCCGCGGCGGCGGGATCGGGGTGGCTGCGATGTGTGCTGGCGGCGGTCAGGGCGGGGCGGTCGTCATCGAGGTTTAAGGCTTCGAATTTGCCTGGTCTGCAGTCGATTTGGTGTTCTGCTCGATGAGCCGGCTGGCGTGGTCAAGAATGCAGTTGAGGCCGTATTCGAAATTGATGTCGTCGGCCACGCCGATACGGTGGCCTTTGCCGGTCAGTTCGGCGATTAGCGGCATGGTGGCGGGGTCGATGATGCGTGCCGCACCGTCGGTGTGCGGCCCGTCGCCGCCGGATTTGGCTTGCAGGCGTTCGAGGACCACCGAACCGCGGACGTGCACCGAGATCGAACCGTAGGTGTCGAACGCGTCCTGCGGTGACAGCCCGGCCTCGACCAGGGTAGCGACGGCTTTCTCCAGCTTCTGGAAGGCCGCCTGGGTGGCTTCCCTGCCAAACGTGCCCCGGATCAGGATCAGGTCGCACAGGACGGGGTTGGCGCGGAACGTTTGGCGCATCTTATGTGCGTGGTTGTGGAGCGACTCACGCCAGTCCCGGCCTTCGACGAACGGGGTGGCGAAGTCGTATTGACCGAGCGCGCGGTCGGTCATCGCATTCAACAGGTCGTCTTTCTTGCGGAAGTACCAGTAGATGCTTGTGACGCCGACGTCAAGGTGCTTGGCCAGCAGCGGCATGCTGAGGTTGTCGATCGACACCTGCTCGGCCACTTCGAAAGCGCCGTTGAGGATTTCGTCGACGCTGATCGATCCGCGTTCGCGCCGCTGTCGTTTCTCGGCGGCTGCCTGTTTAGCCAATTCGGTAACCTTCGTGACGCACGTTCGCGGCGAATCGCTATAGTATCAGCTATCGTAAGCCTTCTGGTAAAGTCTCCCCCTGCGGTTTATCGCAGCGGTAAGCCGGTGATCGCCCTGCTGATGACCAGGCGCTGGATCTCGCTGGTGCCCTCGAAGATGGTGAAAATCTTGGCGTCTCGGCGCATCCGCTCCACGGGATATTCCCGGGTATACCCGTTGCCGCCGAGTATTTGGACTGCCTCATCGGTGACGTAGACGGCGGTTTCGCTGGCGACGAGCTTGGCCATCGAACCCTCGGCGGCGACAAACGGCTTGTTGTTGCGGGCCATCCACCCGGCCCGCCACACCAGCAGCCGCGAGGCGTCGATCCGGGCCTTCATATCCGCGAGCTTGAATGCGATCGCCTGGAAATCGCCGATCTTGCGGCCGAACTGCTCGCGCTGTTGGGCATACTCCAGCGCGTATTCGTAGGCTGCGCGCGCCACGCCCAACGCCATCGCCCCGACTGCGGGCCGGGTCCGCTCGAATGTCGTCAAGGCCGCCTGGCCGCCCGCGCTCTTTCCTTCCCGCACGCGTGCGATTCGTTCCTCGAACTTGTCCCGCCCGCCGACGATTAACCGGCCGGGGATCCGCACGTCATCCAATATCACTTCGGCGGTGTGCGAGGCGCGGATGCCGTGCTTGGAAAACTTCTGTCCCTGCCGAAAACCCGGAGTGTCCGGCGGGATGATGAACGTGGCCTGCCCCCGTGTGCCCAGCTCGGGATAGACGGAGGCGACCACGATGTGCACGTTGGCGATACCGCCGTTGGTGGCCCAGGTTTTCGTGCCGTTGAGCACCCACTCGTCGGTCGCCTCCACGTAACGAGCGCGGGTCGCGATCGCGCCGACGTCAGATCCCGCGTCGGGTTCCGAGGAGCAGAATGACGCCAGCTTAGGGTCGTCGACGGTGCCGAACATCTGCGGCAGCCACTCGGTGAGCTGCTCGCGAGTGCCGGTGGCGGCCAGCGACGCCGCGGCCAGCCCGGTGCCGAGGATCGACAACGCGATTCCCGCGTCACCCCAGAACATCTCCTCGAACACCGTCAGCATGCCCAACCCGGTCGGTTCCGCGGCCTGCGCCGAGAACAGGTCGATGGAGTAGAGGCCCACCTTGGCGGCTTCCTGGATGATCGGCCAGGGAGTCTCTTCGCGTTCGTCCCACTCGGCG encodes:
- a CDS encoding SDR family oxidoreductase, translating into MQFVNKVAIVTGAGQGIGLAYAQALAREGASVVVADINTDAAGAAAKQIVADGGSAIHVPVDVSDPDSATAMADATVAEFGGIDYLVNNAAIYGGMKLDLLLTVPLDYYKKFMSVNLDGALICTRAVYQQMAKRGGGAIVNQSSTAAWLYSNFYGLAKVGINGLTQQLARELGGMNIRINAIAPGPIDTEATRTVTPGEIVADMVKQIPLSRMGTPEDLVGMCLFLLSDAASWITGQIFNVDGGQIIRS
- a CDS encoding NAD(P)-dependent oxidoreductase, with protein sequence MTQQVKLGYIGLGNMGAPMAKRLVDWPGGLIVFDIRTEAMTPLAEAGATLADTVADVAGADIISVTVLDDDQVRQVVGELATHAKPGTVIAIHSTISDTTAADLANELKPQGIHIVDAPVSGGGRAADKGELATMVGAERDVYERVKPTFRRWASLVIHAGPPGAGTRMKLARNMLTFTSYAAACEAMKLAEAAGLDLQALGRVVRHTDALTGGPGAIMVRDDMKPLEPGHFLYEPFLHTRGLGEKDLSLALALGEVLSVELPLAEVALQRLADGLGLPHTAPSK
- a CDS encoding carboxymuconolactone decarboxylase family protein; the protein is MDELRRKGLEKMNEVYAWDMPDMPGEYFALTVDHLFGRIWTRPGLSMRDKRLMTLSVVTALGQQDLAEVQVNAALQNGELTEDELREVAIFLTHYVGFPLGSGLNGVIERVTARRKKAAAEGTADDKKANVNAAVKMHTGKTLD
- the purD gene encoding phosphoribosylamine--glycine ligase translates to MRVLVIGSGAREHALLLALRDDPEVDALFVAPGNAGTALIAEQHPVDITSAEEVVELAQRVRSDLVVIGPEIPLVLGVADALRDAGVACFGPSEDAARIEGSKAFAKEVMAAAGVRTAASEIVDNPAHLDAALARFGVAAGDPAWVVKDDRLAAGKGVVVTPDREVARAHAAGLLEAGHPVVLESYLDGPEVSLFSLVDGRTVVPMLAAQDFKRVGDGDTGPNTGGMGAYAPLPWLPAETCQQIVGEIVEPVAAELVRRGSPFCGLLYAGLAITAAGPAVVEFNCRFGDPETQSVLALLESPLGQLLYATATGGLASFGDLRWRDGAAVTVVLAAENYPGRPRLGDVVVGAEADGVLHAGTARRDDGAIVSSGGRVLSVVGTGPDLSGARSVAYRIIDSIKLPGGHFRSDIALLAAEDKIHV
- a CDS encoding gamma-glutamyltransferase family protein yields the protein MTAPFDWDLPYGWPRKPILARNVVCTSQPLAAQAGLQMLADGGSAVDAAVAAAVTLTVVEPVSNGIGSDAFAIVWDGHRLHGLNASGRSPTAWTPEYFGNRGVPPFGWDSVTVPGAVSGWVELHANFGRLPFARLFEPAIAYARNGFLVSPTVAAQWAGQVPLFRDQPGFADVFMPGGRAPKAGELVTFPDHAATLEKIAATTGAAFYRGELAAQLEAHAAANSAAMRASDLAAHRADWVGTISGSYRGYTIHEIPPNGQGIVALIALGILEQFEMDSAPVDSADSLHLQIEALKLAFADAHAYVADIDHMPLRPEKLLDREYLKHRAALIDPKRAKPAFAGTPSGGTVYLTAADASGVMVSMIQSNYLGFGSGVVVPGTGIALHNRGANFAATPGHPNQVGPRKRPYHTIIPGFVTKDAAPVMSFGVMGGPMQPQGHVQVMVRIVDHGQNPQAACDGPRVRWVQGMQVCCERGFPPATLDELRQRGHQLVVADDYDQFGSCQAIWRLDDGYLAVSDPRRDGQAAGF
- a CDS encoding FadD7 family fatty acid--CoA ligase produces the protein MTSTAETSSPRVADLVRAAARRCPQARALVVTADRTPISYRGLLGLVDDLAAQLARGGLRPGDRVALRAPSSAEFVSGLLAGSRAGLVVVPVDPALPLAEQHARIAAAGARVVLTDADDPGDAPFPCWSISLGNGAVSLHPAGAPLGPSAPLEGLRPDDAMIMFTGGTTGSPKMVPWTHDNIACSVRGIIATYGLGPQDATVAVMPLFHGHGLVAALLSTLVSGGTVLLPAAGRFSAHTFWDDVRAAGATWFTAVPTIHRILLERSGIDRPRDGVALRFIRSCSAALSAETAQALRAEFGAPVLSAYGMTEATHQVASTRDDQTVTTGLVGRSSGAEIRVVGEDGRPCPPEMVGEVWLRGPTVVRGYLANPQATAQTFTDGWLHTGDLGMLSETGELTLRGRIKELINRGGEKISPERVEAVLSSHPDVAEAAVYGVADPLYGETVAAAVVAASSAAPSAAELTEFCREWLAPFEVPASIWVADELPHTAKGSVDRRAVAERFRP
- the oxc gene encoding oxalyl-CoA decarboxylase, producing the protein MTTHSTSADLTDGFHVLVDALTLNGVETIYGLVGIPITDLARLAQASGIRFIGFRHETSAGNAAAAAGFLTRRPGICLTVSGPGFLNGLVALANATTNCFPMIQISGSSERQLVDLQRGDYEELDQLAAARPFAKAAYRIGRVQDIGLGVARAIRAAVSGRPGGVYLDVPGAVLGQAMDAAAAAETLWRVVDPAPRQLPAPEAVDRAVRLLAQAQRPLIVLGKGAAYARADNEIRQFVESTGIPFLPMSMAKGLLPDSHPQSAAAARSLALGRADVVMLVGARLNWLLGHGEPPRWSADAKFIQVDIEASEFDSNRPIAAPLAGDIGSVITALLDRMRELPVAAPTAWTGELAERRASNDAAMRQRLADDPHPMRFHNALRAVRDVLAHHPDVYVVNEGANALDIARNVIDMHAPRHRLDSGTWAVMGIGMGYAIAAAVETGQRVVAIEGDSAFGFSAMEFETVCRYRLPITVVVLNNGGVYRGDEISARGSDPAPTVLSAQARHELIAHAFGGRGYHVTTPAELQSALSEALASHGPAIVDCQLDPAAGTESGHLADLNPKSAATPSA
- a CDS encoding thiolase family protein, which translates into the protein MPKPVIVSAARTAIGTSFKGSLVNTPAEVLATTVLEETVRRSGIDPAVIDDIILAESHYGGGDLARYAAAASGLVSVPGQAVNRHCAGSLTAVADAAAQIGCGVEQVVVAGGVQSLSTGPLMNWRIPGPSLEFEERWMPPSHPETPDAPTRDMSITVGWNTAKALGISREEMDAWALRSHQRAVAAIDAGKFVDEIVPLKIQGADGALTDFSVDEHPRRDTSMEKLASLKVLHPEIEGFSITAGNSSGTNDAAAALTLADEGFARSAGLTVMGSVKTWAAVGVEPRDTGLGAVRVIGKVLDRAGLSANDVTLWEINEAFASVPIAACREYGLDEDRVNIYGSGCSLGHPIAATGARMLTTLVHELGRRGGGIGVAAMCAGGGQGGAVVIEV
- a CDS encoding TetR/AcrR family transcriptional regulator codes for the protein MAKQAAAEKRQRRERGSISVDEILNGAFEVAEQVSIDNLSMPLLAKHLDVGVTSIYWYFRKKDDLLNAMTDRALGQYDFATPFVEGRDWRESLHNHAHKMRQTFRANPVLCDLILIRGTFGREATQAAFQKLEKAVATLVEAGLSPQDAFDTYGSISVHVRGSVVLERLQAKSGGDGPHTDGAARIIDPATMPLIAELTGKGHRIGVADDINFEYGLNCILDHASRLIEQNTKSTADQANSKP
- a CDS encoding acyl-CoA dehydrogenase family protein → MAFSLELSEDVIQVRDWVHEFAADVVRPAAAEWDEREETPWPIIQEAAKVGLYSIDLFSAQAAEPTGLGMLTVFEEMFWGDAGIALSILGTGLAAASLAATGTREQLTEWLPQMFGTVDDPKLASFCSSEPDAGSDVGAIATRARYVEATDEWVLNGTKTWATNGGIANVHIVVASVYPELGTRGQATFIIPPDTPGFRQGQKFSKHGIRASHTAEVILDDVRIPGRLIVGGRDKFEERIARVREGKSAGGQAALTTFERTRPAVGAMALGVARAAYEYALEYAQQREQFGRKIGDFQAIAFKLADMKARIDASRLLVWRAGWMARNNKPFVAAEGSMAKLVASETAVYVTDEAVQILGGNGYTREYPVERMRRDAKIFTIFEGTSEIQRLVISRAITGLPLR